In Plasmodium chabaudi chabaudi strain AS genome assembly, chromosome: 9, the sequence TAATACATATCTACCTTCACTTGATTGATAAGCTAAACCTGGGAATTCATTAATACCTAATGAGGCTTTAGCATGATCAGCATATTCTGGTATGTTTAACAAAACGAAATgtgttttatttcttaattCTGCAGCAGCTAATCTAACTTCTTCtttaatttcattatattgttCAATTGTGGCACATACCCATACTAATTCTTTTGGGCTTTCAGCATAGAATCTGTAATTTTCTGTATTAATTTCACCAAATAATGGGAATGATTCAATTGTTATAAAGTCACTTAGTGGagttttttcatcatattcgactgttttttcatcttttctATAGcagtatattttattgtgtttatcattttttttcataaaatattttgcaaTTTCACGATTTTTATCTCCAActtcattaaattttttaaataattcatgATCTTCTGAAGTGTATTCTATATAAAATGCaacattaatatttttttctttcaaaACATCTTCTATATTTCCTGTTATTTCTGTCGAGACTGGTCCAGTCATTTGAAGTATCCAATCGACAATGGTTTGAGCAGTTCTACCTCCTCCATAGtttattctattttttttattaaatagaaTCATAGTTGGATATCCAGTAATTCCATATTCTTGAGAAAGTCCCCTTTCAATAGTAGCATCAACGCTTgccaattttatttcacttTTCTTTTCAGCAAGCATAATAGCAGCATCATTGTATTCTGGAATTAATCGTTTGCAATGTCCACACctattatgataaaaaaggtaaaaggaaattaaaattgaattaaaataaggttaaaataaaattgtgaaatgggcctaattattatatgctgCAAGAGATGgtgaaaattttatgataGTTTTCTTACCATGGGGCGTAAAACATAACTAGTAcgatatcattttttgttataaaattagTTAATTCTCCATCATGTATGCTCGTTACATGTTCGTTAAAAAGATCCTCATGTGATCGAACACAATTTTGGAAAAGAAAGGGGATTAAAAATagcaaaaaagaaaaatatttcgaATTCATTTTCGGCAC encodes:
- a CDS encoding protein disulfide isomerase, with the translated sequence MNSKYFSFLLFLIPFLFQNCVRSHEDLFNEHVTSIHDGELTNFITKNDIVLVMFYAPWCGHCKRLIPEYNDAAIMLAEKKSEIKLASVDATIERGLSQEYGITGYPTMILFNKKNRINYGGGRTAQTIVDWILQMTGPVSTEITGNIEDVLKEKNINVAFYIEYTSEDHELFKKFNEVGDKNREIAKYFMKKNDKHNKIYCYRKDEKTVEYDEKTPLSDFITIESFPLFGEINTENYRFYAESPKELVWVCATIEQYNEIKEEVRLAAAELRNKTHFVLLNIPEYADHAKASLGINEFPGLAYQSSEGRYVLTNPKQSLKNHKDIITFFKDVEAGKIEKSLKSEPIPEEDKDAPVKVVVGNSFIDVVLKSGKDVLIEIYAPWCGHCKKLEPVYEELGRKLKKYDHIIVAKMDGTLNETALKEFEWSGFPTIFFVKAGSKIPLPYEGERSLKGFVDFLNKHSTKTPITIDGVSQSDDGASEEL